In one window of Clostridia bacterium DNA:
- a CDS encoding cysteine desulfurase family protein — MMKVYLDNAATTPLDREVFESMLPYFCDNYGNPESQHFFGRQAEYAVIHAREQTANALGAQEHEIYFTSSATEANNWVLKGIVDASKKTKKRIITSAIEHSSIINCVEDLERHGVEVVKILPDQDGVITPESVVNELNENTILVSIMLANNEIGTIQPIKEICATVKKYNPEILFHTDAVQAIGTLNVKVNALGVDLLTLSAHKFYGPKGIGALYIKKGTKIDRLIAGGNQERGLRGGTSNVP, encoded by the coding sequence ATGATGAAAGTATATTTGGATAACGCGGCTACAACGCCGTTGGATAGAGAAGTATTTGAAAGTATGTTGCCGTATTTTTGCGATAACTACGGCAATCCTGAAAGTCAGCATTTTTTTGGCAGACAAGCAGAATACGCTGTAATTCATGCTCGCGAACAAACAGCCAATGCCTTAGGCGCACAGGAGCATGAAATATATTTTACAAGCAGTGCTACCGAAGCCAACAACTGGGTTTTGAAAGGTATTGTTGACGCTTCTAAAAAAACAAAAAAAAGAATCATAACAAGTGCTATAGAACATTCTTCTATTATTAATTGCGTAGAAGATTTGGAAAGACATGGTGTTGAAGTCGTTAAGATTTTGCCAGATCAAGACGGAGTCATTACTCCCGAAAGCGTGGTAAATGAACTTAACGAAAATACCATTTTGGTTTCTATTATGCTTGCCAATAATGAAATAGGCACTATTCAGCCAATCAAAGAAATCTGCGCAACTGTAAAAAAATACAATCCAGAAATATTATTTCATACGGACGCTGTCCAAGCGATAGGAACTCTTAATGTCAAGGTCAATGCTTTGGGAGTGGACTTATTGACTTTGAGTGCGCATAAATTTTATGGACCTAAAGGTATCGGTGCTTTGTATATAAAAAAGGGAACTAAAATTGATAGGTTGATAGCTGGCGGAAATCAGGAAAGAGGACTAAGGGGCGGCACTTCCAATGTTCC
- a CDS encoding Rrf2 family transcriptional regulator, giving the protein MKLSTKARYGLKACFILALSKDYMLALPELSNRTRVSPKYLEKLMRLLIKDDIVESVRGLYGGYRLKRSPEEISVGQIFRALEDNLEITACVSDECNDEYCPNRNILKKLYIGINNLLDSHSLQDLINDYKC; this is encoded by the coding sequence ATGAAATTGTCTACTAAGGCAAGATACGGTTTGAAAGCGTGTTTCATTCTGGCATTGAGCAAAGATTATATGCTTGCACTGCCTGAGCTGTCTAACCGTACAAGAGTTTCACCAAAATATCTTGAAAAGCTGATGCGACTTTTGATAAAAGACGATATAGTCGAATCTGTAAGAGGACTATATGGCGGATACCGTCTGAAAAGATCGCCTGAAGAAATTTCAGTAGGACAGATTTTTAGGGCATTGGAAGACAATCTTGAAATTACAGCATGCGTATCCGATGAATGCAATGACGAATATTGTCCAAACCGCAATATCCTAAAAAAGCTGTATATCGGAATTAATAACTTACTAGATAGCCATAGTTTGCAAGATCTAATTAATGACTATAAATGCTGA